The Acidiferrobacteraceae bacterium genome includes a region encoding these proteins:
- the ffh gene encoding signal recognition particle protein: MFESLSEKLDAAFKKLKGHGKLSEKNIEEGVKEVRMALLEADVHYRVAKRFIADVKERALGQEVLSSLTPGQQVIKIVNEELTKLMGSRNEDLNLSGPSPVALMLVGLQGSGKTTTSGKLSVFLRKKGRKPYLVPADVYRPAAIDQLKKLGQQLNVPVFSSTTAMDPVQICREARTAAHQQGCDTLLLDTAGRLHIDEELMDELSRIKNAVKPSDILLVADAMTGQDAVNIAKSFNETLDIGGVILTKMDGDARGGAALSIKEITGKPIKFIGVGEKLSELEPFHPDRLASSILGMGDVLTLIEKAQEAVDEKTAADLEKKLRKSQFTLEDFRDQMVQIRKMGSLGDIMKMVPGMGKLKQMKNLDVDENEFVKIEAIINSMTPRERRQHTIINGSRRRRIASGSGTRVQDVNRLLKNYTQLLKMLKKFNKGGMRGMQRGMLPF, encoded by the coding sequence ATGTTTGAAAGCTTGAGCGAAAAGCTGGACGCCGCCTTTAAAAAGCTTAAAGGCCACGGCAAACTATCGGAAAAAAACATCGAGGAAGGCGTAAAAGAAGTTCGTATGGCCCTCCTCGAAGCCGATGTCCATTACCGTGTGGCCAAACGATTCATCGCCGATGTCAAGGAAAGGGCTCTGGGCCAGGAGGTCCTGTCCAGCTTAACCCCCGGTCAGCAGGTTATCAAGATCGTCAATGAAGAGTTGACGAAGCTGATGGGCTCTCGCAACGAAGACTTGAATCTGTCAGGTCCCAGCCCGGTAGCTTTGATGCTGGTTGGACTTCAGGGATCCGGTAAAACAACGACATCGGGCAAACTGTCTGTCTTTCTGCGTAAAAAGGGCAGAAAACCATATCTTGTGCCTGCAGATGTTTATCGCCCGGCCGCCATCGATCAGCTCAAGAAATTGGGCCAGCAGCTCAACGTCCCGGTGTTTTCCTCCACCACTGCGATGGATCCGGTGCAGATATGCCGGGAAGCTAGAACAGCAGCTCACCAGCAGGGATGCGATACGCTACTGCTGGACACAGCAGGACGCCTTCACATCGATGAGGAGCTGATGGATGAACTCAGCCGCATCAAAAATGCCGTAAAGCCATCCGACATACTCCTGGTGGCGGATGCCATGACCGGCCAGGATGCGGTAAACATCGCCAAATCTTTTAATGAGACACTCGATATCGGTGGTGTTATCCTCACAAAAATGGATGGTGACGCCCGCGGGGGCGCCGCCCTTTCCATTAAGGAAATTACCGGCAAGCCGATCAAGTTTATCGGTGTTGGGGAAAAATTAAGCGAACTTGAGCCTTTTCATCCTGACAGATTGGCATCGAGCATACTGGGCATGGGAGATGTCCTCACGCTCATCGAAAAAGCCCAGGAAGCCGTTGATGAAAAGACGGCCGCAGACCTTGAGAAGAAGCTTAGAAAAAGCCAGTTTACCCTGGAGGATTTTCGCGATCAAATGGTTCAAATTCGAAAGATGGGTTCGCTGGGCGATATCATGAAGATGGTCCCCGGCATGGGTAAGCTCAAACAGATGAAGAACCTCGATGTGGACGAAAATGAATTTGTTAAGATTGAAGCCATAATCAATTCGATGACTCCCCGGGAGCGGCGGCAACATACGATTATCAACGGAAGTCGCCGCCGGAGAATCGCCAGTGGAAGTGGAACCCGGGTGCAGGATGTCAACCGATTATTAAAAAATTATACTCAATTGCTTAAAATGCTTAAAAAATTCAATAAAGGCGGCATGCGCGGTATGCAGCGGGGAATGCTGCCGTTTTGA
- the rpsP gene encoding 30S ribosomal protein S16 has product MAVKIRLARHGAKKKPFYRIVVADSESPRDGKFLENVGTYDPLYDPAKITLKSERIQYWMTQGAKPTDTVRTLLIKEGFFAPTA; this is encoded by the coding sequence ATGGCAGTTAAAATTAGATTGGCCCGACACGGAGCAAAGAAAAAACCATTCTATCGAATTGTCGTCGCGGACAGCGAAAGTCCGCGTGACGGTAAATTCCTGGAAAATGTCGGCACATATGATCCTTTGTACGATCCGGCCAAGATCACGCTGAAATCGGAGAGGATCCAATACTGGATGACCCAGGGCGCGAAACCCACGGATACGGTTCGAACCCTTTTAATAAAAGAAGGGTTTTTTGCTCCAACCGCCT